A single Pseudochaenichthys georgianus chromosome 10, fPseGeo1.2, whole genome shotgun sequence DNA region contains:
- the LOC117453391 gene encoding EH domain-containing protein 1-like, whose amino-acid sequence MNSLWSGSERVRIVERLKATLAGVVELELLRCKHLEMVDAALEDRASAAANAAELPAEEGIRAPGSTASEAEHGSTTSRRQQVSAILKVIRGHIGACVGPVFNPLLSPSLSPGYDFAAVLEWFAERVDRIILLFDAHKLDISDEFSEVIRALKNHEDKMRVVLNKADQISTQQLMRVYGALMWSLGKIINTPEVVRVYIGSFWAQPLLVPDNRKLFEAEEQDLFLDIQSLPRNAALRKLNDLIKRARLAKVQAYIISSLKKDMPSVFGKESKKKELIANLGETYHRIEKEHQISPGDFPNLAKMQELLNAQDFTKFAALKPKLLEAVEDMLANDIARLMAMVRQEEAAMPSQTVKGGAFEGVMTGPFGHGYGEGASEGIDELEWVVGRDKPTYDEIFYTLSPINGKVSGAAAKKEMLKSKLPNTVLGKIWKLADVDKDGLLDDDEFALANHLIKVKLEGHELPAALPEHLIPPSKRGSSLEA is encoded by the exons ATGAACTCGCTGTGGTCGGGCAGCGAGCGTGTCCGCATCGTGGAGCGACTCAAAGCCACTCTGGCCGGTGTGGTGGAGCTGGAGCTGCTCAGGTGCAAACACCTGGAGATGGTGGACGCTGCTCTGGAGGACCGAGCCTCTGCTGCCGCCAACGCCGCAGAGCTGCCAGCGGAGGAGGGGATCAGAGCTCCGGGGAGCACCGCCTCGGAAGCCGAGCATGGCTCTACGACATCCCGCAGGCAACAGGTCA GTGCAATACTGAAGGTCATCAGGGGTCACATCGGTGCTTGTGTCGGTCCCGTCTTTAATCCGctgctctctccttctctctctccaggGTACGACTTTGCGGCGGTGCTGGAGTGGTTTGCAGAGCGCGTGGACCGCATCATCCTCCTGTTCGACGCCCACAAGCTGGACATCTCAGACGAGTTCTCCGAGGTCATCCGAGCCCTGAAGAACCACGAGGACAAAATGAGGGTGGTGCTGAACAAGGCCGACCAGATCAGCACTCAGCAGCTGATGAGGGTCTACGGAGCGCTGATGTGGTCTCTGGGAAAAATCATCAACACACCTGAG GTGGTGCGCGTGTACATCGGGTCGTTCTGGGCCCAGCCCCTGTTGGTGCCAGACAACAGGAAGTTGTTTGAGGCAGAGGAGCAGGATCTGTTCTTGGACATCCAGTCGTTGCCACGTAACGCAGCTCTGCGCAAACTCAATGACCTCATCAAACGAGCACGCCTCGCCAAG GTGcaggcctacatcatcagctcTCTGAAGAAGGACATGCCCAGTGTGTTTGGAAAGGAATCAAAGAAGAAGGAGTTGATTGCCAACCTGGGAGAGACCTACCATAGGATCGAGAAGGAGCACCAGATCTCACCCGGAGACTTCCCCAACCTCGCCAAGATGCAG GAGCTGCTGAACGCCCAGGACTTCACCAAGTTCGCAGCGCTGAAGCCCAAGCTGCTGGAGGCGGTGGAGGACATGCTCGCCAACGACATCGCCCGTCTCATGGCCATGGTGCGCCAGGAAGAAGCCGCCATGCCCAGCCAGACCGTGAAAGGAGGAGCCTTCGAGGGAGTCATGACGGGGCCCTTCGGTCACGGCTACGGAGAGGGAGCCAGCGAAGGCATCGACGAGCTGGAGTGGGTGGTGGGTCGCGACAAGCCCACATACGACGAGATCTTCTACACCCTCTCTCCAATCAACGGCAAGGTGTCCGGCGCCGCAGCCAAGAAGGAGATGCTGAAGTCCAAGCTGCCCAACACGGTCCTAGGGAAGATCTGGAAGCTAGCCGACGTGGATAAAGATGGCCTCCTCGATGATGACGAGTTCGCCCTGGCCAACCATCTGATCAAGGTGAAGCTGGAGGGCCACGAGCTGCCCGCCGCGCTGCCTGAACATCTGATCCCTCCATCCAAACGTGGCTCATCCCTCGAGGCCTAG